In the Solibacillus sp. FSL K6-1523 genome, one interval contains:
- a CDS encoding sigma-70 family RNA polymerase sigma factor — protein MELEFLVKKAQKGDGEAFIQLISQYELILYRTAKRLGLNDEDIADLLQETVLTAFEKIGTLKKAQYFNTWICRILLNNCYRFMKQHKQVVLLDSETLNALTHQDNLPLELDDMLNSLDDNHRIALTLYYVNGLTTKEISEFLSEPEGTIKSRISRAKQHLKNNYYVEEAQPQ, from the coding sequence TTGGAACTTGAATTTCTAGTAAAAAAAGCGCAAAAAGGAGATGGAGAAGCGTTTATTCAATTAATTAGTCAATACGAATTGATTCTTTATCGTACAGCAAAGAGACTAGGACTGAATGATGAGGATATTGCAGACTTATTGCAAGAAACGGTTTTAACAGCGTTTGAAAAGATTGGTACGTTAAAAAAGGCGCAATATTTTAATACGTGGATTTGTCGCATCTTATTGAATAATTGTTATCGATTTATGAAACAGCATAAGCAAGTGGTACTACTTGATTCAGAAACACTCAATGCATTGACTCATCAAGATAATTTACCATTAGAGCTTGATGATATGTTAAATAGTTTAGATGATAATCACCGGATTGCGTTAACACTTTACTATGTAAATGGGCTCACAACAAAGGAAATTAGTGAATTTCTTTCTGAACCAGAAGGCACGATTAAATCGAGAATTTCGAGGGCAAAACAGCATTTGAAAAACAATTATTATGTTGAGGAGGCGCAACCACAATGA
- a CDS encoding enoyl-CoA hydratase/isomerase family protein, translating to MQVRTTRLEAEDAKIIYQETAGLAIITIHRPQLKNALTANMWDQLAKIALSTLENPKNKVLLLRGSGENFTAGSDIKEFNSISLEKAEEAFIHMEKTISIIENLPIPVIGVINGPAMGAGLELALACDIRIGSDKTKMGIPVGKLGITLNNKFAKRLVDLVGPSATKDFVFTGRMYKAEEAFKAGMLNYLVAEKDLNRFAIRMGKLVAGMSPDSLLAVKRAVKECVDSTPALWEGSTPFVSPTDFSEGVRAFVEKRQPQFARKL from the coding sequence ATGCAAGTACGTACGACAAGACTTGAAGCGGAAGACGCAAAAATCATTTATCAAGAAACGGCTGGATTAGCGATCATTACAATTCACCGTCCTCAATTAAAAAATGCATTAACAGCAAATATGTGGGATCAATTAGCGAAAATTGCCCTAAGTACATTAGAAAACCCTAAAAATAAAGTATTACTTTTACGCGGATCAGGTGAAAACTTTACAGCGGGATCGGATATTAAGGAATTTAATTCGATTTCACTTGAAAAAGCGGAAGAAGCATTCATTCATATGGAGAAAACGATTTCCATTATCGAAAATTTACCGATTCCAGTTATTGGTGTCATTAATGGACCTGCAATGGGCGCGGGGCTTGAACTTGCGCTTGCTTGTGATATTCGCATTGGCTCTGATAAAACAAAAATGGGCATCCCAGTTGGGAAATTAGGCATTACGTTGAACAATAAATTTGCGAAGCGCCTTGTTGATTTAGTCGGACCATCTGCAACGAAAGATTTCGTCTTTACAGGCCGTATGTACAAAGCCGAAGAAGCGTTTAAAGCTGGCATGCTCAATTACTTAGTCGCAGAAAAGGATTTAAACCGTTTCGCAATTCGCATGGGGAAACTCGTCGCTGGAATGTCACCAGATTCATTACTCGCAGTGAAACGTGCGGTAAAAGAATGTGTTGATTCTACACCTGCGCTTTGGGAAGGCTCTACACCTTTCGTATCTCCTACTGATTTCTCAGAAGGTGTTCGCGCTTTCGTGGAAAAACGTCAGCCACAATTTGCACGTAAATTATAA
- a CDS encoding tyrosine-type recombinase/integrase, whose product MEEIMPYVKAFEAYLRSLNKSPYTVKQYTLDAKQFAEIVAPQTTIEDALQLYEETITKQYQSVNSINRKYAATRHFLSFLQLRDVIKTYSPKYLQPLNKEHTVIKTLAPQQAKKALAAWFQMYEQAKNEEDAWLALRNATIVAVIAELGIKSAEVVRMEWKHFHEETQQWTVIAAKKSRKLELSNTLLQQLLFYKEVTKKWMPIANEVSVVWLGLGNKKGESITVKTIERIFFTISQQVGFKVTTTNLRYRAIQNELADFHEPTELYEHFGYARKGVFTERQQRITKRAER is encoded by the coding sequence ATGGAAGAAATTATGCCCTATGTAAAGGCATTCGAGGCATATTTACGTTCACTCAATAAGTCTCCCTACACGGTAAAACAATATACATTAGACGCTAAGCAGTTTGCAGAAATCGTTGCGCCGCAGACTACTATTGAAGACGCACTACAACTGTATGAAGAAACGATTACAAAGCAATACCAATCGGTCAATTCAATCAATCGAAAATATGCGGCAACTCGCCATTTCCTAAGCTTTTTACAGCTGAGGGATGTCATAAAAACATATTCACCGAAATACCTTCAGCCGTTAAATAAAGAGCATACGGTCATTAAAACATTAGCCCCGCAGCAAGCCAAAAAGGCGCTAGCTGCCTGGTTCCAAATGTATGAGCAGGCAAAAAATGAAGAGGATGCATGGTTGGCACTACGGAATGCGACGATCGTAGCGGTCATTGCAGAGCTCGGAATCAAATCTGCGGAAGTTGTGCGAATGGAATGGAAACATTTTCATGAAGAAACGCAGCAATGGACGGTTATTGCCGCGAAGAAGTCACGAAAATTAGAGTTGTCAAATACACTTTTACAGCAGTTGTTATTTTACAAAGAAGTAACGAAGAAATGGATGCCGATTGCGAATGAAGTGTCCGTCGTATGGCTCGGACTTGGCAATAAAAAAGGCGAGTCCATTACGGTAAAAACGATTGAACGCATCTTTTTTACGATTTCACAACAAGTTGGATTTAAAGTGACGACGACTAATTTGCGATACCGCGCCATTCAAAATGAGCTTGCTGATTTTCATGAACCAACCGAGCTATATGAGCATTTTGGCTATGCGCGAAAAGGGGTTTTTACAGAACGGCAACAACGGATTACAAAACGAGCAGAGCGATGA
- a CDS encoding MFS transporter, protein MFAKEQDAIETYIESPEKLKKLYKRVLFVVSLSQIFGGAGLAAGVTVGALLAQQMLGTDAYAGLPVALLTLGSACAAFLVGKLSQSRGRRIGLSTGFIVGGLGAMGVVIAAMLNSVLLLFASLLFYGAGTATNLQARYAGTDLASTKQRATAISTTMMMTTFGAVAGPNLVGVMGNVATSMGIPSLAGPFILSAAAFILAGIVLFIMLRPDPLHIANEIAKYQQQNGNSTTSDTQKAGNKKGLAVGATVMVLTQIVMVAVMTMTPVHMQHHGYHMADVGLVIGFHVAAMYLPSLFTGILVDKIGRTAMSIAAGVILLLAGLFAAFAPNDSLLMLIVALSLLGLGWNFGLISGTAQVVDSTEPSTRAKTQGKLDVLIALAGASGGALSGMVVASSSYDVLALGGGLLALLLVPVVIWSRKR, encoded by the coding sequence GTGTTTGCTAAAGAGCAAGATGCGATTGAAACGTATATCGAATCACCAGAAAAGTTGAAAAAGCTCTATAAACGCGTGTTATTTGTCGTCAGTCTTTCACAAATTTTTGGTGGAGCAGGGCTGGCGGCAGGTGTTACGGTCGGTGCATTATTAGCGCAACAAATGCTTGGGACGGATGCTTATGCTGGATTACCGGTTGCTTTATTAACGTTAGGTTCAGCATGCGCGGCTTTTCTCGTTGGGAAACTATCACAAAGTCGTGGGCGCCGTATCGGGCTTTCTACTGGATTTATCGTAGGTGGGCTTGGTGCAATGGGTGTCGTTATCGCGGCAATGCTAAATAGTGTGCTGTTATTATTTGCCTCGCTTTTATTTTATGGTGCGGGGACGGCAACAAATTTACAAGCCCGATATGCAGGCACAGATTTAGCGAGTACGAAACAACGAGCAACAGCCATTAGTACGACGATGATGATGACGACATTTGGTGCGGTTGCGGGTCCGAACTTAGTTGGCGTGATGGGGAATGTTGCTACATCCATGGGCATCCCTTCACTTGCAGGTCCCTTCATTTTATCAGCAGCAGCTTTTATTTTAGCAGGGATTGTTCTATTTATAATGCTCCGTCCAGATCCATTACATATCGCGAATGAAATCGCAAAATATCAACAGCAAAATGGAAATTCTACAACATCCGATACACAAAAGGCGGGTAATAAAAAGGGCTTAGCAGTCGGTGCAACAGTCATGGTGCTGACACAAATTGTGATGGTAGCGGTCATGACGATGACTCCAGTTCATATGCAACATCATGGGTATCATATGGCAGACGTAGGATTAGTCATTGGTTTCCATGTAGCTGCAATGTATTTGCCATCCTTATTTACAGGAATTCTTGTTGATAAAATAGGTCGAACAGCAATGAGCATTGCAGCGGGTGTTATTTTATTACTCGCGGGATTATTTGCGGCATTCGCACCGAATGATTCTTTACTTATGCTAATTGTTGCATTGTCTTTACTTGGTCTTGGGTGGAATTTCGGTTTAATTAGTGGAACGGCTCAAGTAGTCGATTCAACCGAACCATCTACACGCGCAAAAACGCAAGGGAAATTAGACGTATTAATTGCGTTAGCAGGCGCATCTGGTGGGGCGCTGTCAGGAATGGTCGTGGCAAGTTCTAGCTATGACGTGTTAGCTTTAGGTGGAGGGTTACTCGCTTTACTGCTAGTACCAGTAGTTATTTGGTCTCGAAAAAGGTAA
- a CDS encoding VCBS repeat-containing protein: protein MDWKTGDVNGDGVLDNVYLYGNVDSPPSIYADNIALVIHEGVSNRSTTVHFKNNAGYNARLFLGDFNQDHISDIMVSIDTGGSGGYGIFYIYSFINNHLTELFNSDQYNAAYTFQVNYADFYKVHIESHSPYRLFIMDISTKGSDYLSEFYDANGKLKKPVEGGVLALGAVNPIITNNKSYNFDLLAQQRIIGPTNADTLGYVENLLSWKDAQFHSTRLSVSVPF, encoded by the coding sequence TTGGACTGGAAAACAGGGGATGTCAACGGGGATGGTGTTTTAGATAATGTTTATTTATATGGCAATGTCGATAGTCCGCCAAGTATATATGCCGACAACATTGCGCTTGTAATTCATGAAGGGGTGTCAAATAGAAGTACAACCGTTCATTTTAAAAATAACGCGGGCTATAATGCGAGGTTGTTTCTTGGTGACTTTAATCAAGACCATATATCCGACATTATGGTAAGTATTGATACGGGCGGTAGCGGTGGATATGGCATCTTCTATATTTATTCTTTTATAAATAATCATTTAACAGAACTTTTTAACTCTGACCAATATAATGCAGCATACACATTCCAAGTAAATTACGCCGATTTTTATAAGGTTCATATTGAAAGCCACTCGCCTTATCGGCTGTTCATTATGGACATAAGCACGAAAGGATCAGATTACTTATCAGAGTTTTACGATGCCAATGGAAAACTTAAAAAACCAGTAGAAGGGGGAGTTTTGGCATTAGGCGCGGTTAATCCAATTATTACAAATAATAAAAGCTATAATTTTGACTTACTTGCCCAACAGCGAATTATTGGTCCAACCAATGCCGATACGTTAGGATATGTTGAAAATCTCCTGTCGTGGAAAGATGCACAATTTCATTCAACTCGCTTGTCTGTTTCTGTTCCATTTTGA
- a CDS encoding tyrosine recombinase XerC — protein MTKTALPKVLRDFLVYLTTITGKSPRTRKEYEYDLVLFFRFLKSVEKDITPDLIHTIDISDVNADWIKELSLEDLYYFMEYCEVQRGNSASARARKVATLKSFFKYLKGKRRLIEENPAEELESPKIGRRKPIYLNMEEAQTFLKAIDEQYYSTRDYCMMVFFLNLGIRVSELCSLNVDSIHGRQLTVIGKGNKERTVYLNDACVAALERYTEERHTYKGEGPEPLFVSQKGTRFARQTVAKMVKKINGQSIQKDKLTPHKLRHTSATMMYKAGADIRSLQHILGHSSVATTQIYTHIEDEQIQDVLKNNPFNTIK, from the coding sequence TTGACGAAAACCGCTTTGCCAAAAGTTTTGAGAGATTTTTTAGTCTACTTAACGACGATTACCGGAAAGTCGCCACGCACTCGGAAAGAATACGAATATGATCTCGTATTGTTTTTTCGATTTTTAAAAAGCGTGGAAAAAGATATAACTCCGGATCTTATACATACAATTGATATTTCAGATGTGAATGCTGACTGGATTAAAGAATTATCACTGGAGGATTTGTATTACTTTATGGAATATTGTGAAGTCCAGAGGGGAAATTCAGCATCAGCAAGAGCGCGCAAAGTGGCGACACTGAAATCCTTTTTTAAATATTTGAAAGGTAAACGACGACTCATTGAAGAAAATCCAGCTGAAGAGCTTGAATCACCGAAAATTGGACGACGAAAACCGATTTATTTAAATATGGAAGAGGCTCAAACGTTTCTAAAGGCCATTGATGAGCAATATTATTCTACACGGGACTACTGTATGATGGTGTTTTTCTTAAATTTGGGTATACGTGTTTCGGAGTTGTGTTCATTAAACGTCGACTCGATTCATGGACGCCAGTTAACGGTCATTGGTAAGGGAAATAAGGAGCGCACCGTTTATTTAAATGACGCTTGTGTTGCTGCATTAGAGCGTTATACAGAAGAGCGACATACATATAAAGGGGAGGGCCCAGAGCCGTTATTTGTTTCACAAAAAGGGACGCGTTTTGCTCGTCAAACGGTTGCAAAAATGGTGAAGAAAATTAATGGGCAATCGATTCAAAAGGATAAGTTAACACCACATAAGCTGCGCCATACTTCCGCGACAATGATGTACAAAGCAGGCGCGGACATTCGAAGTTTGCAACATATTTTAGGGCACTCAAGCGTTGCAACGACGCAAATTTACACGCATATTGAAGACGAGCAAATTCAAGACGTACTGAAAAACAACCCGTTTAATACCATAAAATGA
- a CDS encoding DUF2087 domain-containing protein yields the protein MEQLVNGYEESDDVYRCLFCEQQYGKLEVFRVEGRFFTALKMIKQHQKEVHRSVFDALIQLDKKHTGLSDIQIELLTLFAQGLPDKEIVQHTSANSVSTIRQHRFKLREKEKQAKVFLAIMQAFDEIEQYEPIHKGAKQVDERYAITPEEKKKVLETYYKEGLEGPIRTFPSKEKRKIILLQQIMTNFEVGKKYLEKELNEILKPIYIDYVTIRRYLIQYGFMERTDDCAFYWVKEN from the coding sequence GTGGAACAACTCGTAAATGGATATGAAGAAAGTGATGATGTGTACCGTTGTTTATTTTGTGAGCAGCAGTACGGTAAGCTCGAGGTTTTTCGAGTAGAAGGGCGTTTTTTCACAGCACTCAAGATGATCAAGCAACATCAAAAAGAAGTGCATCGTTCCGTTTTTGATGCATTGATTCAGCTCGATAAGAAGCATACAGGACTATCAGATATTCAAATTGAATTACTGACGCTATTTGCACAAGGGTTGCCAGATAAGGAGATTGTTCAGCATACATCTGCAAACAGTGTATCAACAATCCGTCAGCATCGCTTTAAATTGAGGGAAAAAGAGAAACAGGCAAAAGTCTTTTTGGCGATTATGCAAGCGTTTGATGAAATCGAACAGTACGAACCGATACATAAGGGAGCTAAACAAGTGGATGAACGTTATGCGATTACACCGGAAGAAAAGAAAAAAGTGTTAGAAACGTATTATAAGGAAGGCTTAGAAGGACCCATTAGGACGTTTCCAAGTAAAGAAAAGCGTAAAATTATTTTATTGCAACAAATTATGACGAATTTTGAAGTCGGGAAAAAGTATTTGGAAAAAGAATTGAACGAAATATTGAAGCCTATCTATATTGATTATGTAACGATTCGACGTTATTTAATTCAATATGGGTTCATGGAACGTACCGACGACTGTGCATTTTATTGGGTGAAGGAAAACTAA
- a CDS encoding transcriptional regulator — protein MTMYRQGYEVYVKKCEQFGLEPINFRYYVIQLSPKQLSDYNDQAMQQEGGK, from the coding sequence ATGACAATGTATCGACAAGGGTATGAAGTATATGTGAAAAAATGTGAGCAATTCGGGCTGGAGCCAATTAACTTTCGCTATTATGTAATTCAATTATCACCGAAACAATTAAGTGATTACAATGACCAAGCAATGCAACAAGAAGGGGGGAAGTAA
- a CDS encoding transcriptional regulator translates to MHDYRMGYEYYKESCEKFGLEPINFHYYILNLSQEQLDAYNYHATENRGKYEFATL, encoded by the coding sequence ATGCATGATTATCGAATGGGGTATGAATATTATAAAGAATCTTGTGAAAAATTTGGATTAGAGCCGATCAACTTTCATTATTATATTTTAAACTTATCTCAGGAACAGTTAGACGCCTACAACTACCACGCTACGGAGAATCGAGGGAAATATGAGTTTGCAACTTTATAA
- a CDS encoding putative bifunctional diguanylate cyclase/phosphodiesterase: protein MQEENNSKILESMDFSYEQLVNLKAALDKTSIVAVTDRMGKIMMVNDQFCEISKYSREELIGQDHRVLNSGFHPKSFYKEMWRTIGLGQTWHGEICNRAKDGSLYWVKTTIVPFLGENKVPNQYISIRTDITAQKNIKKIAHIAYHDDLTGLPNRRSLTKRIENEIANGMRTKIPFALFFFDVNRFKNINDSLGHKIGDLFLKELGSRFRGIDIQTDSFYRLNGDEFVYILEDISLIDEMAEKILDVCTTSFVFDTYEFYASISIGVSVYPAHGESAAKLLKTASVAMNAAKVKNGNSYNVYKKEMRGTNDQFLRLETKLHKALKENAFELYYEPKFNLQTNALIGAEALIQWVDEEVGTMMQAQLIPFVEQCGLINEIDYWVIRNAAMQLQQWQSIVSPQFKVSVNVSTNYINEDEFIDQLKTILEETNLNPHQLELEISEMSMLDCSAELIEKIQELNTLGIEISIDDFGTGYSPLSYLREVPVSSLKIDHSFTQDLNLVPANAKMVSSIISLAHALDLQVVAEGVANGEDLAILKELKCEFVQGFYLSAPLNKDEFADYIKSQE, encoded by the coding sequence ATGCAGGAGGAAAATAATTCAAAAATTCTCGAATCAATGGATTTTTCGTATGAACAGCTCGTAAATTTAAAGGCAGCACTTGATAAGACATCCATCGTTGCAGTAACAGATCGAATGGGTAAAATTATGATGGTAAACGATCAATTTTGCGAAATATCGAAGTATTCACGCGAAGAATTAATTGGACAGGACCATCGCGTTTTAAATTCAGGTTTCCATCCGAAATCTTTTTACAAAGAAATGTGGCGTACAATTGGACTAGGACAAACGTGGCATGGGGAAATATGTAACCGCGCAAAAGATGGTTCGTTATATTGGGTTAAAACAACGATTGTTCCATTTTTAGGGGAAAATAAAGTGCCAAATCAATATATTTCGATTCGTACAGATATTACCGCTCAAAAAAACATTAAAAAGATTGCTCACATTGCATATCATGATGATTTGACGGGCTTACCAAATCGTCGTAGCTTAACAAAGCGCATTGAAAATGAAATTGCGAACGGAATGCGTACAAAAATTCCATTTGCACTGTTTTTCTTTGATGTTAACCGCTTTAAAAATATTAATGATAGCCTTGGTCATAAAATTGGTGACTTATTTTTAAAAGAATTGGGCTCACGTTTTCGTGGTATTGATATTCAAACCGATTCATTTTATCGTCTAAATGGAGATGAATTTGTCTATATACTAGAAGATATTTCATTGATAGACGAAATGGCCGAGAAGATTTTGGATGTTTGTACAACTAGCTTTGTTTTTGATACGTATGAATTTTATGCGAGTATCAGCATCGGCGTAAGTGTGTATCCAGCGCATGGTGAATCTGCCGCAAAACTATTGAAAACAGCGAGTGTAGCGATGAATGCTGCAAAAGTAAAGAATGGCAATAGCTATAATGTATATAAAAAAGAAATGCGCGGTACAAATGACCAATTTTTACGTTTAGAGACAAAGTTACATAAGGCTTTAAAAGAGAATGCATTTGAGCTTTATTACGAACCGAAGTTTAATCTCCAAACGAATGCGCTAATTGGGGCGGAAGCGTTAATTCAGTGGGTGGACGAAGAAGTTGGCACAATGATGCAAGCGCAATTGATTCCGTTCGTAGAGCAATGTGGACTCATCAATGAGATTGACTATTGGGTAATAAGAAATGCAGCGATGCAATTGCAGCAATGGCAATCTATTGTGTCACCACAATTTAAAGTGTCGGTGAATGTTTCAACAAATTATATAAATGAAGATGAATTTATTGATCAATTAAAAACAATTCTAGAAGAGACAAATTTGAACCCACATCAACTAGAGTTAGAAATTTCTGAAATGAGCATGCTTGATTGTTCAGCAGAATTAATTGAAAAAATTCAAGAACTGAATACATTAGGCATTGAAATATCCATTGATGATTTTGGGACGGGGTATTCGCCATTAAGTTATTTGCGTGAAGTGCCTGTTTCTTCCCTAAAAATCGATCATTCGTTTACACAAGATTTAAATTTAGTTCCGGCAAATGCCAAGATGGTGTCATCCATTATCTCATTGGCACACGCACTTGATTTACAGGTGGTAGCGGAAGGTGTGGCGAATGGCGAGGATTTAGCTATTTTAAAAGAATTGAAATGCGAGTTCGTACAAGGATTTTATTTAAGTGCCCCTTTAAACAAGGATGAATTTGCAGACTATATAAAATCTCAAGAATAA
- a CDS encoding IS3 family transposase (programmed frameshift) — protein MPKKVFSLDVKILALQYLEEGRHTQLEICKMFSVNRQTLQEWRALFKFGGIEALTRSKKNKVYSKELKQSAVEDYLSERYSMLDILAKYGISSLTVFKKWVKIYTGHSELKDSGRGMSQTMTKGRKTTVEERIEIAKACLAKGKNYQETAAQYDVSYQQVYQWVKKFEESGDHALEDRRGKTKPTEERTPEDGLRLKIQQMERENERLRAENLFIKKVRGNRKEASLSRVRIQSRYIAIQELAENENLSIVLLCEIAEVSRAAYYKWMKRQPSVRERENEQLVESIQHLYSQVNGIYGYRRITMTINRQRTKMGLAKVNKKRIYRLMQICGLEAVIRRKPKRYRKSKPDYVAENILARDFTAEKPNQKWCTDVTEFKYGKGRKAYLSAIIDLHDNSIVSYVLGHSNNNKLVFDTMIPAIQELKEGEQPLIHSDRGYQYTSKFFKRMTEEANMIHSMSRVGRCIDNGPIEAFWGTLKVEKYYLNKYDTYEALEEAINTYITFYHNKRYQERLNGLSPLEYRTQAA, from the exons ATGCCAAAAAAGGTATTTTCACTAGATGTTAAAATCTTAGCACTTCAATATTTAGAAGAAGGACGTCATACCCAACTTGAAATTTGTAAGATGTTTTCGGTCAATCGACAAACTCTTCAAGAATGGCGCGCTCTTTTTAAATTTGGAGGAATAGAGGCGTTAACACGATCTAAGAAAAATAAGGTGTACTCAAAAGAATTAAAACAAAGTGCCGTCGAGGATTATTTATCAGAACGCTATTCTATGCTTGATATCCTTGCTAAATACGGGATTAGTAGTTTAACAGTGTTCAAAAAGTGGGTGAAAATTTATACTGGTCATAGTGAATTAAAAGATTCGGGTAGAGGAATGAGCCAAACTATGACTAAAGGAAGAAAAACAACTGTAGAAGAGCGTATTGAAATTGCAAAGGCATGCCTAGCGAAGGGGAAGAATTATCAAGAAACAGCAGCACAATATGATGTGTCCTACCAACAAGTTTATCAATGGGTAAAAAAGTTTGAAGAGAGTGGCGATCACGCTTTAGAGGATCGTCGTGGCAAAACAAAACCTACAGAAGAGCGTACACCAGAAGATGGATTGCGTTTAAAAATTCAACAGATGGAGCGTGAAAACGAACGGTTACGTGCAGAAAATCTAT TTATTAAAAAAGTTAGAGGAAATCGAAAGGAGGCGTCGTTAAGTAGAGTTCGTATTCAGAGCCGTTACATCGCGATTCAAGAGTTGGCGGAGAATGAAAACTTATCGATTGTTTTATTGTGTGAAATCGCTGAGGTTTCACGTGCAGCTTATTATAAATGGATGAAACGTCAGCCATCTGTACGAGAAAGAGAAAACGAACAGCTAGTAGAATCGATTCAACATCTTTATTCGCAAGTAAATGGTATTTATGGCTACCGCCGCATTACAATGACAATTAATCGCCAAAGAACAAAAATGGGCCTAGCTAAAGTTAATAAGAAGCGTATTTACCGCCTGATGCAGATTTGTGGTCTGGAAGCGGTTATTCGACGTAAGCCAAAACGATACCGTAAATCAAAGCCGGATTATGTGGCTGAAAATATTTTAGCACGTGATTTTACTGCGGAAAAACCGAATCAGAAATGGTGTACCGATGTGACAGAATTTAAATACGGCAAAGGTAGAAAAGCTTATTTAAGCGCGATTATTGATTTACACGACAATTCAATTGTCAGTTATGTATTAGGACATTCGAATAACAATAAATTAGTTTTTGACACCATGATTCCTGCAATACAGGAGCTAAAAGAAGGTGAGCAACCGCTTATTCATAGTGATCGAGGTTATCAATATACATCAAAATTCTTCAAACGCATGACAGAAGAAGCGAATATGATTCACAGTATGTCGAGGGTCGGTCGTTGTATCGATAACGGACCAATCGAGGCTTTTTGGGGTACTCTGAAAGTCGAAAAGTATTATTTAAACAAATATGATACATACGAGGCGTTAGAAGAAGCAATCAATACATATATTACGTTCTATCATAACAAACGTTACCAAGAAAGATTAAACGGCTTGAGCCCTCTAGAATACAGGACGCAAGCCGCTTAA